The following is a genomic window from Oncorhynchus kisutch isolate 150728-3 linkage group LG6, Okis_V2, whole genome shotgun sequence.
TTTTGGAATACTGCTGTATATCTGAACAAGTGAAGAAACGGAAGAATGCTCTCAACAGAGCCATGAGATCACCGTTTGGCTGACACACATGCCTGGAACACCTATGAGAACGTCTGGATGtgaatagcatcgaatagtccccgcaatatgcaatttttcaggaaagtcaggaaacaatatacacagtcagttaggaaagcaataggctagctagctttttcaaacagaaatttgcatcttgcagcactaattccaaaaggttttgggacactgtaaagtccatggagaataagagcacatcctcccaggttcccactgcactgaggctaggaaacactgtcatcaccgataaatccacgataatcgagaattttaagaagcatttctctacggctggccatgcttcccccaccccccctcttcctaaaattatccgccgccatggttgcaacccctattactagtctgttcaacctctctatcgtatcatctgagattcttaaagattggaaagcggccgcggtcatccccctcttcaaagggggacccaaactgttacagacttacagttgaagtcggaagtttacatacaccttagccaaatgcatttaaactctgtttttcacaattcctgacatttaatcctagtaaaaattccctgtcttaggtcagtcaggatcaccgcattaagaatgtgaaatgtcagctttttcagcttttatttctttcatcacattcccagtgggtcagaagtttacatacactcaattactatttggtagcattacctttaaatagTTTAGCTTGGgacaaacgtttcgggtagccttccacaagcttcccataataagctgggagaattttggcccattcctcctgacagaggtgtaactgagtcaggtttgtaagcctccttgctcgcacgcgctttttcagttctccccacaaattttctataggattgagatcagggctttgtgatggccactcctttaccttgactttgttgtccttaagtcattttgcaataactttggaagtatgcttggggttattgtccatttggaagacccatttgcggccaagatttaacttcccaactgatgtcttgagatgttgcttcaatatatccacataattctgcTTCCTCATGTTGCCgtctgaagtgcaccagaccctgctgcagcaaagcacccccacaacataatgctgccacccccgtgcttcacggttgggatggtgttctttgtcttgcaagcctccccctttttcctccaaacataacgatggtcattatggccaaactgttatACTTTTGTCTCATCgggccagaggacatttctccagaaagtacaatctttgtccccatgtgcagtttcaaactgtagtctgtcttttttatggcggttttggtgcagtggcttcttccttgctgagcggccttacaggttatgtcgatatagcactcattttactgtggatatagatacttttgtacctgtttcctccaacatcttcacaaggtcctttgctgttgttctgggattgattcgcacttTTCGCCTGATGTCCGCAACCgtctgatctattgggcccacacgtcaccctcctctggtcatcctggcatcggtcggacggtgcgttgccttagtgggaagtactggtggcccaccttggccaaggacatgcgggtttatgtttcctcctgctcggtgtgcgcccagtgcaaggctcccaggcacctgcccagagggaaattacaacccttacccgttccacaacggctgTTGTCGGTGGACTTGTCAGTGGACTATCTGACTAtctccctcacagggcaacaccatgatcctggtcattgtggatcggttttctaagtcctgccgtctcctccctttgcccggtctccctacggccctatagactgcggaggccctgttcacaCACGTCGGGATGCCTGAGGATATCAGTCTCTGATCGGGGTCACGTCCAGGGTCTGGAGAgtgttcatggaacgtctggggatctcggtcagccttacctcaggttttcaccctgagagtggagagagtaaatcacgatgtgggtaggtttctgcgggcATATTGCCAGGACCGGGGGAATGGGCGACGttcatcccctgggcagagatggcccaaaactcactccgccactcctccactaacctctctcctttccagtgcgtactgggcTATCAGCAGgttctggcaccgtggcatcagagccagatcgaggctCCTGTGGTGGACGAATGGTTAAAGTGCTCGGAGAAGACCTGGGACGCCGCCCATGTGCACCTACAAGTGAGTCGGCAAAAATAAAAAGCAGGCGCCAACCGTGACCGCAGCGAGGCCCCGGTGTTaatccctcgttccatgtgtctctcctcaggccggtggtggctggtccactccaggaagctgaggtgcgggaggttcctccgcctcCACTGGACATCTAGGGGGCCCCAGCGTATGCTGTTCGAGCCATCCTGGACTCgagacgtcgggcgaggggccttcattACCTCGTGGTGTGGGAGGGGTacggagagatgctgggtgccggtggaggacgtccTGGACCCTTCGATGCTGAGGGATTTCCACTGTCTCCATccagatcgccctgcgcctcgttcATCGGGTCGTACCCGAGGTCAGTGTCGATGCGCTGCTGGAGCTGCGCAtcaagggggggtactgtcacgacttccgccgaagtcggtccctctccttgtttgggcggcgtttggcggtcaacgtcaccggctttctagtcaccgccgatccacttttcattttccaattGTTCAGTCTTTGTCTTATCACACCTGGCTTCACTCACCAATcacttgtttattatttaaccctctgttccccatgttgTATTTGCATTTGTTACGTGGATTATTTGTCAGGCGTTGCACTTTTGTTTTAGACCGTGTTTTTGGCACTTGTATGTGTTATGTGCTGTGATTTGGTAACCGGTATTAAAGTGTGCCTGTTTATTTTACTCCGCTCTCCTGCACTTGACTTCGCCTCCTATATATACGCATTacagcatcagctgtcagagcagcttaccggctgcagctgtacacagcccatctgtaaatagccagtccaaccaactacctacctcatcccatatttgtttttgtttttctgctctttttgcacaccagtatttctacttgcacatctttCTTTTGATCTGCAcatgtttctactgtgttattgactgtatgtttgtttatcccatgtgtaattcTGTTGTTTCTGTCCTACtgcttttgctttatcttgaccaggtctcagttgtaaatgagaatttgttctcaactggcctacctggttaaataaaggttaaattttaaaaaaaaataaaaaatcgaGACAGATGCTGCGAGCATCCAGAGGTGATGACCTGAGAAGATGCTTTCCAATGGAGGAGTGGGCTTGCCTGAGGAAAGATTCCAATTATAACACTCACGTGTGTGCACAGGCCACAGAAATTGTTGCACACATATATTTTATGCACATTCCAATGGCACGAGTGTTTGGCTTACTTTCACTTCAAAAGTAAATCCTCTTTATTTTGCCACGGGGAACACTGTTGATTTGCCTGCTTGGTATTCTGCATCATAGGCCTACGTGTGGTGTTCGCTTTGGTAGAAAATAATAAGACGACTGTTCTTATTGGGGGACCGTTTAACGGGGCGCTGTTAGAGAGACGTGGCATGTGTGTTCAACTACTGAGTTTGTAGCATTCTCAACAGGTGGGCTGAGGAAAGTCTGGGGAAAACTTTATTGTTTCACGCTTGTGTCACAGTCTTGCTCATGGAAAACAAGCTACTATATGATATTTCATTCGAAGTATCAGGCTATGACAGTGGCCTATGTAAATATCGTCCTATTACACATTAGTTACTCATATCGTGTAATAGGTGTGGCAGGACAGGTTGTTACAATTATATGATAATATTAGAATTAAGAATTTATTCCACATATGCTAAGATTCTTACAAATAGGCCTATTATCTACTAAAGGGAAAAACCACTGTGACCATGTCGACCGTTAATTGTAAACCGTTATTTGGATATATTACCCTAAATGTATTTAATGTCCACCCATTCAGCAGAATAACTCTTTGATCTCACCTGGTAGTAAGCATATTGTATGTACCGGTAGGGTATCCTCTTTTCAAAAGCTTCCAGAACATCCCTCTTTGGGTAGGCTACTGTAAACACTGGAAATGTTGTTTTGCACTTTTTAAGGCACGAAGCTCGGAGTAAGAAATGCTGCATGATGCGGAGACTGCAGTCCGCGAAGAGGGTATCATTGTCCCGACTGACAGTGCTACAGTTCTGGCTGCAAAACGCTTCGCTGTCTTTCAGGAGCCGGTGAAGACGCAAACTCAATTCCATGTACTTGATGCTGTCCCTCCAGTTCTGCGCTCCATACTGGTCTAGAGCATGTCCATAAGCAGATTCAAGTGGCATTAGATCGTTATGTGGGAAACTCTTGAAGCTATATTTCTCATACTGGGCTTCGACCAGAAGCGGAGCGACCAAAACTACACAGAAACAAAATGAAAACCGGATTTCTTTAACGTTTGTAGGGGCCATTATGCTTATTCTCTATCATGCCCTCCGTTTCTCCAACCAAACACGAATTTCTCCAGGGTTTTCTTCACCAGTGAATGGTCATGTCTGTTTGCACGTACAGAGCCTTGGCCAGGctcggagagacggagaggaggggacagaaaAGTCAGGGTTCCTCTGCAATAGTTTCACAGGGAGTCAGTCGGGGGCAGTGATTTCGGGTTTAGATTAGCCCCTGGGTCATAACGCCCTCAAGATTTTGGTTAAATGACATTGACCAAGTTACTGGAAAATACAACAAAACTTTTGTTTTGCATTTTGATGGGCCGATGGTAGGCCCtacattataaaaataaaaaaaagatatatatatacgTGGAGGAAATACATATGTGGAGGAATTACATATGTGGAGGAATTACATATGTGGAGGAATTACATACGTGGAGGAATTACATACGTGGAGGAATTACATACGTGGAGGAATTGAACACACTGTAAAATATGTAAATATAGCATATGTAAGACTGTGTGGTGGTCTAATAAGGAATATGCTATTATTTCCATATTTAAACATCTaaagcaaatactttttcacagatTCGACAACTCTTCGTTGTTGTTTTTTGCATGGGTAGGTTTGCATGGGTAGGTTTGCATGGGTAGGTTTGTTGGATCTACGAACATTCCAGCAAGCATGTTGGAACATCGCATGCCAGATGAGATGGTCATGAGAGGGACGTGCTTTTTAAAATTTTAACAGTGAAAATATGAGCAGAAAATTAACATAGGCCATTGTAAATATTAGATAAATAACAATTCATATTTAAATAGAGAAGTAGACCAAAGGTTGGAATTTAGGACCTGCGATAACATAATTCTGGGCCTTTCTTTCCGACTCAGCCAGATGGGCGCCTCCCCGTTAAATGAGCTTCTCTATAGAAGCGGGTAGGGTATTCCCACACAGTGCAAATAACTTCCAATCACTGTCTATGTTCGATGGGCATTCAAATAATAAGGCTTTGTAAATAGTATAGCACAGACGTTATTACATAGTAGGCTGTGCTTTAGGTCGGCTTCCTCTGGTTTGCGCTCGAGTCAGATACCTAGGCCTATTATATGTGGCCGAGGGCTACTTTACACGTTTACAGAATTCCTCTAAAGAGGAGGGGGTGAATTGGATGCCACACACCTCCCCCTTCTGAACGAGCAGAAGCTACGTCCGCACTTCTCTCTTTCTGCATCTATAGACGGTAGCCAACGGAGAAGTCACGGCGAAATCATCCGTCTGTTTCTCATACTTTAACAAAACACCAGGGAATACGTTTATAATGGAGTCAATATTTGCGTTAATATTGCTCTGTGTAACGGGAACCCATGTAAGCAGTAGCCCGGGCCCGTTAGAAGATGTGGTTATTGATCGGTATGACATTCCAAGAGTTTGTCCCAGAGAAGTGCAAACGGGAGATTTCGTTCGTTATCATTACAACGGTACCTTCACCGACGGCAAAAAGTTCGATTCAAGGTAAGCTACGACGCACGACTCGCTTGTATAGGTCTATTGACATAGTGCAGAAGAGCATCAAAGCAGAGCAAGCCTATCTGATTCCTGTGCAAATAAATTCTGTGCTGGCTGGAGGACATTTTCGTTTAACTATGGTCTCACGCAGTTGGCCTGTTGCAGACGTGTCCTACCTCTAAATTTGCAGCCCCTCTAAGCAACCATTTTGAAACTTTGTATCGAAGATCCTGCGCTTCATAGATACATTGTAACTTTGTCCCTGCACTGTGCATTTTTGCACACATACATTGTAACTGCCGTGTGCGTTGGTGCGTGTCATGCGCATCCTCGAACGAGGCCTATGTAACGCTCAGCACAATATCGTTCAATGGTGTTTACTACTACGAAATGCCACGCACACTCAATTCAAATACGAACAGCTGAATTCAGTTGGTTGATAGGCTGGGTGAGGCTTTTTCTTAAAATGCCTGTTTAGTTATTTTACGATGGCCTACTTTTGTGTTTTGTTCATTACTTATTTTATTATTTGCACGCAACCCATTCAGATATGGTTAGATACATGGTTTACAACCAGTTAAAATGAATATAAATAGTCTAATATAATAATAGGAATAGAACAGAATAACTTTGACTAGACACCGCCTACCATTGAAAGAAATATAATCTTTGTAATCTTAAGGAATGTCTCTTCTATTCTCTCCATCTAACCTCTCTTCTACCCATCCCCCTTTTCAGTCATGAACGTGGTGCACCCTTCAGTGGGCAGGTGGGACTGGGGCGTCTCATCACTGGTCTGGACAGGGGAGTTCAGGGCATGTGTGTCAATGAGCGCAGAAAAGTTACCGTCCCCCCACACCTTGCCTATGGAAGCATAGGAGCAGGTAACAACTCATTTCATTCTCTTATATGACCTTTACAGTTTACATAGGGCCTGGCGCCAGATGGTGTGCCCTGTACAAACTAAATTCCACAAATAGTTATCCTCTGATGCTGGCCCCAGTCGTATATTCCAGTGGCACACAATGAATTcccaacctgtctctctctcctaggtGATGTGATCCCTGCTGACACTGTGTTGGTGTTTGACGTGGTTCTGCTCGACATCTGGAACACAGAAGACAAGGTCCAGACACGGACCCTCAGCAAACCTGAGAGCTGCAAGCGCCTCGTGGAGGCTACTGACTTCATCCGTTATCACTACAACGGCACCCTGCTGAATGGCGTGCCCTTCGACTCCAGGTGGGGTCCATATCTACTCTCAGTcatgctgtatgtgtgtgtgtgtgttaacccgtTCCGTCCATGTCTCTTTCAGCCACTCTAGGAACGGCACCTATGACACGTACGTGGGCATGGGCTACCTCATTAAGGGCATGGACGAGGGTCTGATCGGCATGTGTGTGGGAGAGACACGCACCATCATCATCCCACCCTTCCTGGCCTATGAGGAGAAGGGATATGGTAAGTACTAGTAACCACTGTTTATAATCCCTAGCCTATGAAGAGAAGGGACATGGTAActactagtaaccgaaaggttgcaagatcgaatcccagagctgacaaggcaaaaatctcttgttctgcccctgaacaaggcagttaacccactgttcctaggccgccaatgaaaataagaatttgttcttaaccgacttgcctagttaaatgcaGGTGAAATATATATTACAGATTAAAAACAATGTTGTTGACCACCTCCGAGGAAATAAGATTTGCATTGGGCTGTGTACAGATAATATAATTGACTCTAAACACCCATCCTTCTCTTCCAGGCACTGTGATTCCATCCCAGGCCACCCTGGTGTTTGAGGTCTTCATGATTGACCTGTTCAACCCTAAGGATGACATCGCCGTGGTGGTCAAGGAGGTGCCTAAGACCTGCACCCGTAAAACAGTGGTGGGAGACTACATCCGTTACCACTACAATGGCACCTTCCAGGACGGCTCTGGCTTTGACACCAGGTAGGAACGGGTTTAATACATCTACTGTCAAACCAAGACTTGTGTGAGTGAAAGGGCGCATTGTAAAGACTGACTCTAACTTGCATTTGCTATGTTTCCTCTTTCTGCAGCTACCAGCGCAACAGCACATACAACACCTACATTGGCATGGGCTATGTGATCCAGGGCATGGACAAGGCCCTCCAGGGGTTGTGTATTGGAGAGAAGAGGCGTGTCATCCTTCCTCCTCACATGGCCTATGGGGAGAAGGGAACTGGTGAGTATGTGGCTCTGTGGCATTGGCCAAAGGTTTTGGGGTGGGAGGAGTCAGAGTAGCATTTACATGTCTTACTGTCCAGTGGCCACGCCGAGTCTTGTCCCTGCTCCTATTCAAATTCCcttcttctctttttttctctcctcctcccccactgtAGGAGACCTCATCCCTGGCTCGGCCGTGCTGGTCTTCGACATCCACGTTATCGACTTCCACAACCCTAAGGACCTCATTGAGATCAAGGTGACCAGCAAGCCCGAGAAGTGCAACCTGACCAGTGAGGTGGACGACCTGATCCAGTACCGCTACAACTGCTCCCTGATGGACGGCACCCTGCTCTACTCCTCGTGAGTAGGAGCGCCTCCTGTCCATCGCACCGCCATACTGCAACGCCACACTGCAACGCCTGATCCAGTCATGTAATCTAATCACCCCTGGCTACTTGTCTGACTGATATCACTAGGACTCCACGCCAACAGACAGGAAGACTTATCAGCTACTTATGTTGTGTAGAAAGGAAAATATATGATACAGAATATAACCAAGACATAGAAACCAGCCATATCTataactatatactgtatctgacATATTATATACATCTTACAACGTAGAAAGTATAGGGCTACATACTTAATTCCTACTGACTGATAGCACGTTGGAGCTTCGGCGGGGCCTTGATCAATATCTCCCTCCTCTTCCAGGGACCACTATGAGAATGCCCCCATCACCACCCTGGGAGCCAACAAAGTGATTGAGGGTCTGGACGAGGGCCTGAGGGGCATGTGtgtgggagagaagagag
Proteins encoded in this region:
- the LOC109893307 gene encoding peptidyl-prolyl cis-trans isomerase FKBP10 — translated: MESIFALILLCVTGTHVSSSPGPLEDVVIDRYDIPRVCPREVQTGDFVRYHYNGTFTDGKKFDSSHERGAPFSGQVGLGRLITGLDRGVQGMCVNERRKVTVPPHLAYGSIGAGDVIPADTVLVFDVVLLDIWNTEDKVQTRTLSKPESCKRLVEATDFIRYHYNGTLLNGVPFDSSHSRNGTYDTYVGMGYLIKGMDEGLIGMCVGETRTIIIPPFLAYEEKGYGTVIPSQATLVFEVFMIDLFNPKDDIAVVVKEVPKTCTRKTVVGDYIRYHYNGTFQDGSGFDTSYQRNSTYNTYIGMGYVIQGMDKALQGLCIGEKRRVILPPHMAYGEKGTGDLIPGSAVLVFDIHVIDFHNPKDLIEIKVTSKPEKCNLTSEVDDLIQYRYNCSLMDGTLLYSSDHYENAPITTLGANKVIEGLDEGLRGMCVGEKRVVIVPPHLGHGENGAKGVPSSAVLHFELELLDLQKGVPDGYMFVWLGDSPDPLFPAMDLNKDLSVPLEEFTAFINIQVAEGTGRLRPGMDADGIIKDMFNNQDRNSDGKIVAEELKLKVEEDSDKARHEEL